The following proteins come from a genomic window of Achromobacter deleyi:
- a CDS encoding LLM class flavin-dependent oxidoreductase: MKMSIFSVQDHYPDQPRSLGQLYSQVLEQARRAEQLGYDTFWVAEHHFHEYGAVPNPAVFLAALSQQTTRLRLGTAISILTFHNPLTVAENYALVDQLSQGRLSLGVGSGYLKHEFEGYDVDPATKRERFDENLMLVERLLAGERISHEGKFNRIHEVRLNVQPLQQPVPVYVAILRREAAYHVGRQGRRMLFVPYAAVDNFEEIGLMMQDYRRGLAEAGIEDASGMAAVALHTHVAETDAQARERAARAFDLYVETRLYARKQVYDDIIASGLSLFGSARTVADKLARLADMGLDHVMSLHNFGLMPQDQVLDSMQRLMAEALPLSGVRPANAVPA, from the coding sequence ATGAAGATGTCCATCTTCTCGGTGCAGGACCACTACCCCGACCAGCCTCGCAGCCTGGGTCAGCTCTACAGCCAGGTGCTGGAGCAGGCGCGCCGCGCCGAACAGCTGGGCTACGACACCTTCTGGGTGGCCGAGCACCACTTCCATGAATACGGCGCGGTGCCCAATCCGGCGGTGTTCCTGGCGGCGCTGTCGCAGCAGACGACGCGGCTGCGGCTGGGCACGGCGATCTCGATCCTGACCTTCCACAACCCGCTGACGGTGGCCGAAAACTATGCCCTGGTGGACCAGCTTTCGCAAGGCAGGCTGTCGCTGGGTGTGGGCTCGGGCTATCTGAAGCACGAGTTCGAGGGCTACGACGTCGATCCGGCCACCAAGCGCGAGCGCTTCGACGAGAACCTGATGCTGGTCGAGCGCCTGCTGGCCGGCGAGCGCATCAGCCACGAAGGCAAGTTCAACCGCATCCACGAGGTGCGCCTGAATGTGCAGCCGCTGCAGCAGCCGGTGCCCGTCTACGTGGCGATCCTGCGCCGCGAAGCCGCGTACCACGTCGGCCGCCAGGGCCGCCGCATGCTGTTCGTGCCGTACGCGGCGGTGGACAACTTCGAAGAGATCGGCCTGATGATGCAGGACTACCGCCGCGGCCTGGCCGAGGCCGGCATCGAGGACGCCAGCGGCATGGCGGCGGTGGCGCTGCACACCCACGTGGCCGAGACCGACGCGCAGGCCCGCGAGCGCGCCGCCCGCGCCTTCGACCTGTACGTGGAGACCCGCCTGTATGCGCGCAAGCAGGTCTACGACGACATCATCGCCAGCGGCCTGTCGCTGTTCGGCTCGGCCCGCACCGTGGCCGACAAGCTGGCGCGGCTGGCCGACATGGGCCTGGACCACGTCATGAGCCTGCACAACTTCGGCCTGATGCCGCAGGACCAGGTGCTGGACTCGATGCAGCGGCTGATGGCCGAGGCCCTGCCGCTGTCGGGCGTGCGCCCGGCCAACGCGGTGCCGGCCTGA
- a CDS encoding ABC transporter substrate-binding protein — protein sequence MTPRSTLTAALAALLVAGAAPALAQVKIGATLSTTGPQASLGIPERNTISLLPTEIGGAKVEYVVLDDASDTTRAVSNSHKLISENQVDLIIGSTTTPNTMAMLDTVASGATPVITLASSARLIDPVDDKRRWVFKTPHSDSLMAEGIARHAAANGVKKLAFIGFNNALGETFWVEVEKAAKQHGIEIVGKESFAPTDTSAVAQTLKLVGAAPDAVVVGASGTPAAMPARALRERGFKGKIYFNHGVANNDFLRVCGPACDGAWVPVGPVMVADLLPDTHPVKATAQAFARKYEAANGPGSVSLFAAYTWDIGLLLQQAVPVALKKAKPGTPEFRAALRDALESVKNLPTATGVVNMSPTDHNGLDERALVMATVAGGKWKLQ from the coding sequence ATGACCCCTCGTAGCACTCTGACGGCCGCGCTGGCGGCCCTGCTGGTCGCGGGCGCCGCGCCCGCGCTGGCGCAGGTGAAGATCGGCGCCACCCTGTCCACCACCGGTCCCCAGGCCTCGCTGGGCATTCCCGAACGCAACACCATCAGCCTGCTGCCCACCGAGATCGGCGGCGCCAAGGTCGAATACGTGGTGCTGGACGACGCCTCCGACACCACCCGCGCGGTCAGCAATTCGCACAAGCTGATCTCGGAAAACCAGGTCGACCTCATCATCGGCTCGACCACCACTCCCAACACCATGGCCATGCTGGACACGGTGGCCAGCGGCGCCACCCCGGTCATCACGCTGGCCTCGTCGGCGCGCCTGATCGATCCGGTGGACGACAAGCGCCGCTGGGTCTTCAAGACGCCGCACTCCGATTCGCTGATGGCCGAGGGCATCGCCCGCCACGCCGCCGCCAACGGCGTCAAGAAGCTGGCCTTCATCGGCTTCAACAACGCCCTGGGCGAGACCTTCTGGGTGGAAGTGGAAAAGGCCGCCAAGCAGCACGGCATCGAGATCGTCGGCAAGGAAAGCTTCGCGCCCACCGATACCTCGGCGGTGGCGCAGACGCTGAAGCTGGTCGGCGCCGCTCCCGACGCCGTGGTGGTGGGCGCCTCCGGCACGCCGGCGGCGATGCCGGCGCGGGCGCTGCGCGAACGCGGCTTCAAGGGCAAGATCTACTTCAACCACGGCGTGGCCAACAACGACTTCCTGCGCGTCTGCGGCCCGGCCTGCGACGGCGCCTGGGTGCCGGTGGGGCCGGTGATGGTGGCCGACCTGCTGCCGGACACCCATCCCGTCAAGGCCACGGCCCAGGCGTTCGCCAGGAAGTACGAGGCCGCCAACGGCCCGGGCAGCGTGTCGCTGTTCGCCGCCTACACCTGGGACATCGGCCTGCTGCTGCAGCAAGCCGTGCCGGTGGCGCTGAAGAAAGCCAAGCCCGGCACCCCGGAATTCCGCGCGGCCCTGCGCGACGCCCTGGAGAGCGTCAAGAACCTGCCGACCGCCACCGGCGTGGTCAACATGAGCCCGACCGACCACAACGGCCTGGACGAGCGCGCGCTGGTCATGGCCACCGTGGCCGGCGGCAAGTGGAAACTGCAGTAG
- the ntrB gene encoding nitrate ABC transporter permease, translating to MERTSPVSAPPAAAPQAAPWTDAWRERLEAALRAVVGPVAGFALFVLVWQVVAMRIPEIPTPGVTWRAAVELFADPFYDNGPNDKGIGWNLLASLQRVGIGFGLAALVGIPVGFAIGRYAPVRAMFSPIVSLLRPVSPLAWLPLGLLLFKAANPAAIWAIFICSIWPMIINTAVGVSRVPQDYLNVARVLNLSEWKVTTKVLLPAVLPYMLTGVRLSIGTAWLVIVAAEMLTGGTGIGFWLWDEWNNLKVEHIVIAIFVIGIVGLILETLLVALARRFTYTEE from the coding sequence ATGGAACGGACCTCCCCCGTGTCCGCGCCCCCCGCCGCGGCGCCACAGGCCGCGCCCTGGACCGATGCCTGGCGCGAGCGGCTGGAAGCGGCGCTGCGCGCCGTGGTCGGCCCCGTGGCCGGCTTCGCGCTGTTCGTATTGGTCTGGCAGGTGGTGGCCATGCGCATCCCCGAGATCCCCACCCCGGGCGTGACCTGGCGCGCGGCAGTGGAACTGTTCGCGGATCCGTTCTACGACAACGGCCCCAACGACAAGGGCATCGGCTGGAACCTGCTGGCCTCGCTGCAGCGGGTCGGCATCGGCTTCGGCCTGGCGGCGCTGGTGGGCATCCCGGTGGGGTTCGCCATCGGCCGCTACGCGCCGGTGCGGGCGATGTTCTCGCCCATCGTCAGCCTGCTGCGGCCGGTGTCGCCGCTGGCCTGGCTGCCGCTCGGCCTGCTGCTGTTCAAGGCCGCCAACCCGGCCGCGATCTGGGCGATCTTCATCTGTTCGATCTGGCCCATGATCATCAACACGGCGGTCGGCGTGTCGCGCGTGCCGCAGGACTACCTGAACGTGGCGCGGGTGCTGAACCTGTCGGAATGGAAGGTCACCACCAAGGTGCTGCTGCCGGCCGTGCTGCCCTACATGCTGACCGGCGTGCGGCTGTCGATCGGCACCGCCTGGCTGGTGATCGTCGCGGCCGAGATGCTGACCGGCGGCACCGGCATCGGCTTCTGGCTGTGGGACGAGTGGAACAACCTGAAGGTCGAGCACATCGTCATTGCCATTTTCGTGATCGGCATCGTCGGCCTGATCCTGGAAACGCTGCTGGTCGCGCTGGCCCGCCGCTTCACCTACACCGAGGAGTAG
- the cysG gene encoding siroheme synthase CysG produces the protein MKLFPIFADLKDRPVLVVGGGAVAERKTLALLEAHADVAVGAPELTPALADLLAAGRIRHLAGRFDPAWLDGAWLAVAATDDRGVNAAVSDAAQARRIFSNVVDDPELSSFQVPSIVDRSPVIVAISSSGVAPVLARRLRERIESLFDHSLGRLAGLAERYRQRIRAGHPDLGARRRFYDWLLDGPVAGLLRQQRPQDAEAALQAALAQPLAPAEGSVVLVGAGPGDPGLLTLKALRALNEADVILYDRLVSDDIMSLARRDAERIAVGKLPGEDHHATQARIHALLVEHARLGRRVVRLKGGDAFIFGRGGEELEHLRAHDVRYEVVPGITAALACAAYAGIPLTHREHAQSVRLVTAHCREDEDNLDWPALARERQTLAFYMGVGQLELLTQRLIRHGRAAATPFALIENGSRPEQRVLSGTLEDLPRLARAHAIRSPALLIVGEVAGLAQSLHWFGEHLEGAPQRLAA, from the coding sequence ATGAAGCTTTTCCCGATTTTTGCCGATCTGAAAGACCGGCCCGTGCTGGTCGTGGGCGGTGGCGCGGTGGCCGAGCGCAAGACGCTCGCGCTGCTCGAAGCCCATGCCGATGTCGCCGTTGGCGCCCCCGAACTGACGCCGGCGCTGGCGGACCTGCTGGCGGCGGGCCGCATCCGCCACCTGGCGGGCCGTTTCGACCCCGCCTGGCTCGATGGCGCGTGGCTGGCGGTGGCCGCCACCGATGACCGCGGCGTCAACGCGGCGGTCTCCGACGCCGCGCAGGCGCGCCGCATCTTCAGCAATGTGGTGGACGACCCCGAACTGTCGTCGTTCCAGGTGCCGTCCATCGTCGACCGCTCGCCGGTCATCGTCGCCATTTCCTCGTCGGGGGTGGCGCCGGTGCTGGCGCGGCGCCTGCGCGAACGCATCGAATCCCTGTTCGACCACAGCCTGGGCCGCCTGGCCGGCCTGGCCGAACGCTATCGCCAGCGCATCCGCGCCGGCCACCCCGACCTGGGCGCGCGGCGCCGCTTCTATGACTGGCTGCTGGACGGTCCGGTGGCCGGCCTGCTGCGCCAGCAGCGCCCGCAGGACGCCGAAGCCGCGCTGCAAGCCGCCCTGGCCCAGCCGCTGGCGCCGGCCGAGGGCAGCGTGGTGCTGGTCGGCGCCGGCCCCGGCGATCCGGGCCTGCTGACGCTGAAGGCGCTGCGCGCGCTGAACGAGGCCGACGTGATCCTGTACGACCGGCTGGTCAGCGACGACATCATGTCGCTGGCGCGCCGCGACGCCGAACGCATCGCGGTGGGCAAGCTGCCGGGCGAGGACCATCACGCCACCCAGGCGCGCATCCACGCCCTGCTGGTCGAGCACGCCCGCCTGGGCCGCCGCGTGGTGCGCCTGAAGGGCGGCGACGCCTTCATCTTCGGCCGCGGCGGCGAGGAACTGGAACACCTGCGCGCGCACGACGTGCGCTATGAGGTGGTGCCCGGTATCACCGCGGCGCTGGCCTGTGCGGCCTATGCCGGCATTCCGCTGACGCACCGCGAGCATGCGCAATCGGTGCGCCTGGTGACGGCGCACTGCCGCGAGGACGAGGACAACCTGGACTGGCCGGCGCTGGCGCGCGAACGCCAGACGCTGGCGTTCTACATGGGCGTGGGCCAGCTGGAACTGCTGACGCAGCGGCTGATCCGCCATGGCCGCGCCGCCGCCACCCCGTTCGCGCTGATCGAGAACGGCAGCCGGCCCGAACAGCGGGTGCTGTCCGGCACGCTGGAAGACCTGCCGCGTTTGGCGCGGGCGCACGCCATCCGCTCCCCCGCCCTGCTGATCGTGGGCGAGGTAGCGGGACTGGCGCAGTCATTGCATTGGTTCGGCGAACACCTGGAAGGCGCGCCGCAGAGACTGGCGGCGTAG
- a CDS encoding CmpA/NrtA family ABC transporter substrate-binding protein, whose protein sequence is MTPVKPRLPAATGPDSTTDASRRKWLAGTARAVAGAGLLSLVDPLVRAGAWAAGSDAPEKTEVKIGFIPLTDCASVVMASVLGIDKKYGVTITPSKEASWAAVRDKLLNGELDMAHVLYGLIYGVQMGVGGPKKDMAVLMNLNQNGQAITLSNKLLQAGARDGESLAKLMASEKREYTFAQTFPTGTHAMWLYYWLAAYGIDPMKDAKVITVPPPQMVANMRVGNMDGFCVGEPWGARAILDKIGFTAVTTQAIWTDHPEKVLGTSADFVTRNPNTARAVTAAILEAGKWIDASPENRRKTAETIAAKSYVNTDASGIIDRMLGQYDDGLGKRWTDAHAMRFSGDGAANFPYLSDGMWFLTQHKRWGLLKEHPDYLATARQVNRIDIYKQAAQAAGIALPASEMRSSRLVDGVVWDGSNPAAYADGFKVKA, encoded by the coding sequence ATGACGCCAGTGAAACCCCGCCTTCCCGCCGCCACGGGTCCGGATTCGACCACCGACGCCAGCCGCCGCAAGTGGCTGGCCGGCACCGCGCGCGCCGTGGCCGGCGCCGGCCTGCTGTCGCTGGTCGACCCGCTGGTGCGCGCCGGCGCCTGGGCCGCGGGCAGCGACGCCCCCGAGAAGACCGAGGTGAAGATCGGCTTCATTCCGCTGACCGACTGCGCTTCGGTCGTCATGGCCTCGGTGCTGGGCATCGACAAGAAATACGGCGTCACCATCACGCCGTCCAAGGAGGCGTCCTGGGCTGCGGTGCGCGACAAGTTGCTCAATGGCGAACTGGACATGGCCCACGTGCTGTACGGCCTGATCTACGGCGTGCAGATGGGCGTGGGCGGGCCGAAGAAGGACATGGCCGTGCTGATGAACCTGAACCAGAACGGCCAGGCCATCACCCTGTCGAACAAGCTGCTGCAGGCCGGCGCCCGCGACGGCGAGTCGCTTGCCAAGTTGATGGCGTCCGAGAAGCGCGAATACACCTTCGCCCAGACCTTTCCCACCGGCACCCACGCCATGTGGCTGTACTACTGGCTGGCCGCGTACGGCATCGACCCGATGAAGGACGCCAAGGTCATCACCGTGCCGCCGCCGCAGATGGTGGCGAACATGCGCGTGGGCAACATGGACGGCTTCTGCGTCGGCGAACCGTGGGGCGCGCGCGCCATCCTCGACAAGATCGGCTTCACCGCCGTGACCACCCAGGCCATCTGGACCGATCATCCCGAGAAGGTGCTGGGCACCAGCGCCGACTTCGTGACGCGCAATCCGAACACCGCGCGCGCCGTGACCGCCGCCATCCTGGAGGCGGGCAAGTGGATCGACGCCTCGCCCGAGAACCGCCGCAAGACCGCCGAGACCATCGCCGCCAAGTCGTACGTCAACACCGACGCCAGCGGCATCATCGACCGCATGCTGGGCCAGTACGACGACGGCCTGGGCAAGCGCTGGACCGATGCGCACGCGATGCGCTTCTCGGGCGACGGCGCGGCCAATTTCCCCTACCTGAGCGACGGCATGTGGTTCCTGACCCAGCACAAGCGCTGGGGCCTGCTCAAGGAACATCCCGACTACCTGGCCACGGCGCGCCAGGTCAACCGCATCGACATCTACAAGCAGGCCGCGCAGGCCGCCGGCATCGCCTTGCCCGCCAGCGAGATGCGCAGTTCCAGGCTGGTCGACGGCGTGGTCTGGGATGGCAGCAACCCGGCGGCCTATGCCGACGGTTTCAAGGTCAAGGCCTGA
- the queA gene encoding tRNA preQ1(34) S-adenosylmethionine ribosyltransferase-isomerase QueA translates to MQPLTVSDFDYELPPELIAQTPAAQRTGSRLLHLDGASQLHDRQFADLEGLLRPGDLLVFNDTRVIKARLAGHKITGGKVEVLVERITDSDRALAHVRASKSPGAGMVLRLADAFDATVLGREGELFDIRFPGPVLDLLDAHGATPLPPYITHTADAGDDDRYQTVYAREPGAVAAPTAGLHFDQPTLDRLAALGVERAFVTLHVGAGTFQPVRVDNLADHVMHAEWFTVPQATVDAIAAARARGGRVIAVGTTSVRALESAAAQTEGRTAPGLPLAAAQGDTRLFITPGYQYRVIDALVTNFHLPQSTLLMLVSALAGVEPIRRAYAHAVAQRYRFFSYGDAMFIESLAP, encoded by the coding sequence GTGCAACCCCTTACCGTTTCCGATTTCGACTACGAGCTGCCTCCCGAGCTCATCGCGCAGACGCCCGCCGCCCAGCGCACGGGCAGCCGCCTGCTGCACCTGGACGGCGCCAGCCAGCTGCATGACCGCCAGTTCGCCGACCTGGAGGGGCTGCTGCGCCCCGGCGACCTGCTGGTGTTCAACGACACCCGCGTCATCAAGGCGCGCCTGGCCGGCCACAAGATCACCGGCGGCAAGGTCGAGGTGCTGGTCGAGCGCATCACCGACAGCGACCGCGCGCTGGCGCATGTGCGCGCCAGCAAGTCGCCCGGCGCCGGCATGGTGCTGCGGCTGGCCGACGCCTTCGACGCCACGGTGCTGGGCCGCGAGGGCGAACTGTTCGACATCCGCTTCCCCGGCCCGGTGCTGGACCTGCTGGACGCCCACGGCGCCACGCCGCTGCCCCCGTACATCACGCACACCGCCGACGCCGGCGACGACGACCGCTACCAGACCGTCTACGCCCGCGAGCCGGGCGCCGTGGCGGCGCCGACCGCCGGCCTGCACTTCGACCAGCCGACCCTGGACCGCCTGGCGGCCCTGGGCGTGGAGCGCGCCTTCGTCACGCTGCACGTCGGCGCCGGCACCTTCCAGCCGGTGCGCGTGGACAACCTGGCCGACCACGTCATGCACGCCGAATGGTTCACCGTGCCGCAGGCCACGGTGGACGCCATCGCCGCGGCCCGCGCCCGCGGCGGCCGCGTGATCGCGGTCGGCACCACCAGCGTGCGCGCCCTGGAATCGGCCGCCGCCCAGACCGAGGGCCGCACCGCCCCCGGCCTGCCGCTGGCCGCCGCCCAGGGCGACACGCGCCTGTTCATCACCCCCGGCTACCAGTACCGCGTCATCGACGCGCTGGTCACCAACTTCCACCTGCCCCAGTCGACCCTGCTGATGCTGGTGTCGGCGCTGGCCGGCGTCGAGCCGATCCGGCGCGCCTACGCCCACGCCGTCGCCCAGCGCTACCGCTTCTTCAGCTACGGCGACGCCATGTTCATCGAATCCCTCGCCCCATGA
- the dacB gene encoding D-alanyl-D-alanine carboxypeptidase/D-alanyl-D-alanine-endopeptidase yields the protein MTGLGKKRVGGPRQWLAGGLLALAAGTACAQVQGLPPSVVNAWKASKLPDSSLSLVVQEVGGPRLATLNAKEARNPASVMKLVTTWAALSELGPNYVWRTAFMTEPGARPDAKGVLSGPLYLRAGGDPQFLMQDLWVLLRELRLRGVKQINDLVIDRSIFGQVATDPGAFDGAPDRAYNASPDALMVGFGAVRILFTPDPSANKWVPLIDPPLPGLKIEGRVEWSDARCPGAPVVNTDPVITQQGITLRVSGKVAGSCGEFDLYRLALSQTDFATEVFRLLWKELGGTFKGQVRAGMVPGDAVVLASHDSPTLAEVIRQINKRSNNVMARTLLLTLGAEKGRRPATVASSGAVAKGLLAKQGLDMPELVIDNGAGLSRDARVSADSLASMLTVAWNSPVMPEYISSLAIAGVDGTVRRRMKGDGTLGMAHLKTGSLRDVRSIAGYVLGASGKRYVVVSIVNHEQAGAVRAFDDALIAWLAEQ from the coding sequence ATGACGGGACTAGGGAAAAAGCGTGTAGGCGGGCCGCGGCAATGGCTGGCCGGTGGACTGCTGGCCCTGGCGGCCGGCACGGCCTGCGCCCAGGTGCAGGGCCTGCCGCCGAGCGTGGTCAACGCCTGGAAGGCCAGCAAACTGCCTGACAGCTCCCTGTCGCTGGTGGTGCAGGAAGTCGGCGGTCCGCGCCTGGCGACGCTGAACGCCAAGGAAGCGCGCAACCCGGCGTCGGTGATGAAGCTGGTCACCACCTGGGCGGCGCTGTCCGAACTGGGCCCCAACTACGTCTGGCGCACCGCCTTCATGACCGAGCCGGGCGCCCGGCCCGACGCCAAGGGCGTGCTGTCCGGGCCGCTCTACCTGCGCGCCGGCGGCGATCCGCAATTCCTGATGCAGGACCTGTGGGTGCTGCTGCGCGAACTGCGCCTGCGCGGCGTCAAGCAGATCAATGACCTGGTGATCGACCGCAGCATCTTCGGCCAGGTCGCCACCGACCCCGGCGCCTTCGACGGCGCCCCCGACCGCGCCTACAACGCCAGCCCCGACGCGCTGATGGTGGGCTTTGGCGCGGTGCGCATCCTGTTCACCCCCGACCCGTCCGCCAACAAGTGGGTGCCGCTGATCGACCCGCCGCTGCCCGGCCTGAAGATCGAGGGCCGGGTCGAATGGAGCGACGCGCGCTGTCCGGGCGCGCCCGTGGTCAACACCGACCCGGTCATCACCCAGCAGGGCATCACCCTGCGCGTCAGCGGCAAGGTGGCCGGTTCCTGCGGCGAATTCGACCTGTACCGGCTGGCGCTGTCGCAGACCGATTTCGCCACCGAGGTCTTCCGCCTGCTGTGGAAGGAACTGGGCGGCACCTTCAAGGGCCAGGTGCGTGCCGGCATGGTGCCAGGCGACGCCGTGGTGCTGGCCTCGCACGACTCGCCGACGCTGGCGGAGGTGATCCGCCAGATCAACAAGCGCAGCAACAACGTCATGGCGCGCACGCTGCTGCTGACCCTGGGCGCGGAAAAGGGCCGCCGGCCGGCCACCGTGGCCAGCAGCGGCGCCGTGGCCAAGGGCCTGCTGGCCAAGCAAGGCCTGGACATGCCCGAGCTGGTGATCGACAACGGCGCCGGCCTGTCGCGCGACGCCCGGGTGTCGGCCGACAGCCTGGCGTCGATGCTGACCGTGGCCTGGAATTCCCCCGTCATGCCGGAGTACATTTCATCCCTCGCGATCGCGGGGGTCGACGGCACCGTGCGGCGCCGCATGAAAGGCGACGGCACGCTCGGCATGGCCCACCTGAAAACCGGGTCGCTGCGCGACGTGCGCTCGATCGCCGGTTACGTGCTGGGCGCCAGCGGCAAGCGCTACGTGGTGGTCAGCATCGTCAACCACGAGCAGGCCGGCGCCGTGCGGGCCTTCGACGACGCCCTGATCGCCTGGCTGGCCGAGCAATAA
- a CDS encoding IclR family transcriptional regulator: protein MSTESSTGIQSAEIALDVLTRLAELGGAVSVSELGRSLDMPRAKAHRYLVSLERRGYVEQDPASARYRLGPQALHTGLAALAEVDFVKLAAGCLEDLSAAIGQTVFISVWGQHGPTIVQWRDARLPVTVNVRVGSVLPLLNSATGRVFAAWLPEALALPRALAEWDTARRQGADAAQLLDDPAPASRRMRPASPHPSIRPTPPPRCGRAGRPRGNAATPASAAICCMASTRPRCRCWTPRASWPERSPAWGCTAASTSPRTARRCGP, encoded by the coding sequence ATGTCAACAGAGAGCAGCACCGGTATCCAGTCCGCCGAGATCGCCCTGGACGTCCTGACCCGGCTGGCCGAACTGGGCGGCGCCGTGTCGGTGTCGGAACTGGGCCGCAGCCTGGACATGCCGCGCGCCAAGGCGCACCGCTACCTGGTGTCGCTGGAGCGGCGCGGCTACGTCGAGCAGGATCCGGCCAGCGCCCGCTACCGGCTGGGGCCGCAGGCCCTGCACACCGGGCTGGCGGCGCTGGCCGAGGTGGATTTCGTCAAACTGGCGGCCGGCTGCCTGGAAGACCTGAGCGCCGCCATCGGCCAGACCGTCTTCATCTCGGTCTGGGGCCAGCACGGTCCCACCATCGTCCAGTGGCGCGACGCGCGGCTGCCGGTCACGGTCAACGTGCGCGTCGGCTCGGTGCTGCCCCTGCTGAACAGCGCCACCGGGCGGGTCTTCGCGGCCTGGCTGCCGGAAGCGCTGGCGCTGCCGCGCGCGCTGGCCGAATGGGACACGGCGCGGCGCCAGGGCGCCGACGCCGCGCAGTTGCTGGACGATCCCGCCCCGGCCAGCCGCCGGATGCGGCCGGCAAGCCCCCACCCATCGATCCGGCCGACCCCGCCGCCGCGCTGCGGGCGCGCTGGCAGGCCACGCGGGAACGCGGCTACGCCTGCGTCAGCGGCCATCTGCTGCATGGCATCGACTCGGCCGCGCTGCCGGTGCTGGACGCCCAGGGCCAGTTGGCCGGAGCGATCACCGGCCTGGGGCTGCACGGCGGCTTCGACCTCGCCCCGAACGGCGCGCCGCTGCGGGCCCTGA
- a CDS encoding flavin reductase family protein — translation MSASHDLSPAHLRRALGRYATGVTVVTAAGADGPIGLTVNSFAPVSLEPPLVLWSLRRASIHYADFTGRGGFAIHVLAAPQRDLARVFSQPVADRYAGLDWYATEDGIPVFDECAARFECATRQVLEVGDHAVLIGEVRRLHAPDDHGGALVFHNGSFLSHLGDPVV, via the coding sequence ATGAGCGCCAGCCACGACCTCAGCCCGGCCCATCTGCGCCGGGCGCTGGGGCGCTACGCCACCGGCGTCACGGTGGTGACCGCCGCCGGCGCCGACGGGCCGATCGGCCTGACCGTCAATTCCTTCGCCCCGGTCTCGCTGGAGCCGCCGCTGGTGCTCTGGAGCCTGCGCCGCGCCAGCATCCACTATGCCGACTTCACCGGCCGCGGCGGCTTCGCCATCCACGTGCTGGCGGCGCCGCAGCGCGACCTGGCGCGGGTGTTCTCGCAGCCGGTGGCCGACCGCTACGCCGGGCTGGACTGGTACGCCACCGAGGACGGCATTCCCGTGTTCGACGAATGCGCCGCCCGCTTCGAGTGCGCCACCCGCCAGGTGCTGGAGGTGGGCGACCACGCCGTGCTGATCGGCGAGGTGCGGCGCCTGCATGCCCCGGACGACCACGGCGGCGCCCTGGTTTTCCATAATGGATCCTTCCTGTCGCACCTGGGGGATCCCGTCGTATAA
- the upp gene encoding uracil phosphoribosyltransferase — MPVHEIRHPLIRHKLGIMRRADLSTKSFRELSQEVGALLTYEASKDLPLAPATVEGWCGAVQVEKIAGKKVTVVPILRAGIGMLDGVLSLIPGAKVSVVGVARNEETLEAHTYLERLVGELDQRLALIVDPMLATGGSMVAAIDLLKRAGCKEIRALVLVAAPVGIDAVLSKHPDVHIYTASIDDGLNEHGYIMPGLGDAGDRIFGTTQKTD; from the coding sequence ATGCCCGTGCACGAAATCCGCCATCCGCTGATCCGCCACAAGCTCGGGATCATGCGTCGCGCCGACCTCAGCACCAAGAGCTTCCGTGAACTGTCGCAGGAAGTGGGCGCGCTGCTCACGTACGAAGCGTCCAAGGACCTGCCGCTGGCGCCCGCCACCGTCGAAGGCTGGTGTGGCGCCGTGCAGGTCGAGAAGATCGCCGGCAAGAAAGTCACCGTGGTGCCCATCCTGCGCGCCGGCATCGGCATGCTGGACGGCGTGCTCAGCCTGATCCCGGGCGCCAAGGTCAGCGTGGTGGGCGTGGCCCGCAACGAAGAGACGCTGGAAGCCCACACCTACCTGGAACGCCTGGTGGGCGAACTGGACCAGCGCCTGGCGCTGATCGTCGATCCGATGCTGGCCACCGGCGGCTCCATGGTCGCCGCCATCGACCTGCTCAAGCGCGCCGGCTGCAAGGAAATCCGCGCGCTGGTGCTGGTGGCCGCGCCGGTCGGCATCGACGCGGTGCTGTCCAAGCACCCGGACGTCCACATCTATACCGCGTCCATCGACGACGGCCTGAACGAGCATGGCTACATCATGCCGGGCCTGGGCGACGCGGGCGACCGCATCTTCGGCACCACCCAGAAGACCGACTGA